A single Fundidesulfovibrio terrae DNA region contains:
- a CDS encoding (Fe-S)-binding protein: MHKTASPGTVSFFGTCLADAAFPGAGMAAIRILEHLGLDVVYPLEQGCCGQPAYNSGFPGEARKVALRQIEAFAGQSGPIVVPSGSCAGMLKLHYPKLFEGHPRYFEVLAFSGRVFEFFDFIGRELGACFEDRGPSVTVAWHSSCHAMRETGSTQAAKAILRGLANVELKEITREYECCGFGGTFSVKRPEVSAAMVRDKVADIAATGASMVLSADCGCLLNITGAAAKMGQSFTGMHLAEFLWGRIHA, translated from the coding sequence ATGCACAAGACGGCTTCACCCGGCACCGTCTCATTCTTCGGCACCTGCCTCGCGGACGCAGCCTTCCCCGGAGCGGGAATGGCGGCCATCCGCATCCTTGAACACCTCGGGCTCGACGTCGTCTATCCCCTGGAACAGGGGTGTTGCGGACAGCCCGCCTACAACTCGGGCTTCCCCGGCGAGGCCCGCAAGGTCGCCCTGCGCCAGATCGAGGCCTTCGCAGGCCAGAGCGGCCCCATCGTCGTCCCCTCCGGATCGTGCGCGGGCATGCTCAAGCTCCACTACCCCAAGCTCTTCGAGGGGCATCCTCGCTACTTCGAGGTGCTGGCCTTCTCCGGGCGTGTCTTCGAATTCTTCGACTTCATCGGACGCGAGCTCGGGGCCTGCTTCGAGGACAGGGGCCCGTCCGTCACCGTGGCCTGGCACTCCTCCTGCCACGCCATGCGCGAGACCGGCTCCACCCAGGCGGCCAAGGCCATCCTGCGCGGCCTCGCCAACGTGGAGCTCAAGGAGATCACCCGCGAATACGAGTGTTGCGGCTTCGGCGGCACCTTTTCCGTGAAGCGCCCCGAGGTCTCGGCGGCCATGGTGCGCGACAAGGTCGCCGACATCGCGGCCACCGGGGCCTCCATGGTGCTCTCGGCCGACTGCGGATGCCTGCTCAACATCACCGGCGCGGCGGCCAAGATGGGGCAATCCTTCACCGGCATGCACCTGGCCGAATTCCTCTGGGGGCGCATCCATGCATAA
- a CDS encoding biotin--protein ligase, protein MLYVLWDEAHLWGVLMLRALSAWGLPVRLTRAHELAGGLLDAAPPRVLAVPGGFASRKAACLGQAGLEAVRRYVAGGGSYLGICGGAGLGLTVPGGLALCPWTREPFAHRLQHFASGNVELVPRRTPYTPGGLERPLAPVWWPAKFRPMEGAVEVVAAYGRPGPGFMMADIPLSLVPGQALEDWEALYGVRLAPAFAEGDPCIVAGNFGQGRYVLSHAHLETPDSPEANAWLAHILAELSGAPVPRSSAPACPSWRIGGEEPRWTDPALVRAMALMLGAVTLGEAHGLLSWREPWLLGWRQGLPGAQLSGILAMLDQALALEPSQESLRFFERRREQFSRTMELLATGLSGYLLAERLALTLMRVDPEAVPERGLREARTNLFGPPPGTGGFSGAGGGLCGMVLGVLEECIHLTAKEATPWAC, encoded by the coding sequence ATGCTCTACGTTCTCTGGGACGAGGCCCACCTGTGGGGCGTGCTCATGCTGCGGGCGCTGTCCGCCTGGGGCCTGCCGGTGCGGCTCACGCGCGCGCACGAGCTGGCGGGCGGGCTTCTGGACGCGGCCCCGCCCCGCGTGCTGGCCGTGCCGGGCGGCTTCGCCAGCCGCAAGGCCGCCTGCCTCGGCCAGGCCGGGCTCGAGGCCGTGCGCCGCTACGTGGCCGGGGGTGGGTCGTACCTGGGCATCTGCGGCGGGGCTGGCCTGGGGCTCACCGTGCCCGGCGGGCTGGCCTTGTGCCCCTGGACCCGCGAGCCCTTCGCCCACCGCCTGCAGCACTTCGCCAGCGGCAACGTGGAGCTCGTCCCGAGGCGTACGCCCTATACCCCCGGGGGGCTCGAGCGCCCCCTGGCCCCGGTATGGTGGCCCGCGAAATTCCGCCCCATGGAAGGCGCCGTCGAGGTGGTCGCCGCCTACGGCAGGCCCGGGCCCGGCTTCATGATGGCGGACATCCCGCTCTCGCTGGTGCCCGGACAGGCCCTGGAGGACTGGGAGGCCCTGTATGGGGTGCGCCTGGCCCCGGCCTTCGCCGAGGGTGATCCCTGCATCGTGGCCGGAAATTTCGGGCAGGGGCGCTACGTGCTCTCCCACGCCCACCTGGAAACCCCCGACTCGCCCGAGGCCAACGCCTGGCTCGCGCACATCCTTGCCGAACTGTCCGGCGCACCCGTGCCGCGCTCGTCTGCTCCCGCCTGCCCGTCCTGGAGGATCGGCGGCGAGGAGCCCCGCTGGACCGACCCGGCCCTGGTCCGGGCCATGGCGCTGATGCTGGGCGCGGTTACCCTGGGCGAGGCCCACGGCCTCCTCAGCTGGCGCGAGCCCTGGCTGCTGGGCTGGCGGCAGGGCTTGCCCGGAGCGCAACTCTCGGGCATCCTGGCCATGCTGGACCAGGCCCTGGCTCTTGAACCGTCGCAGGAGTCCCTGCGGTTCTTCGAGCGCCGCCGCGAACAGTTCTCACGCACCATGGAGCTCCTGGCCACAGGGCTCTCGGGCTACCTGCTGGCAGAACGCCTGGCGCTGACACTTATGCGGGTGGACCCCGAGGCCGTGCCGGAACGCGGCCTGCGCGAGGCCCGCACCAACCTTTTCGGCCCTCCTCCGGGCACGGGAGGATTTTCCGGCGCGGGCGGCGGCCTGTGCGGGATGGTCCTCGGCGTGCTGGAAGAGTGCATCCACCTCACCGCCAAGGAGGCGACGCCATGGGCGTGCTGA
- a CDS encoding alpha/beta hydrolase, with product MGVLKLVLGLVVICWLGIAAFVYFTQGSLLYQPLPTNVLIETELMNTVPGLEVLLVTTPDGQSLSGWFLPRKRGRSLAPVLVYYGGNAEDVMDFMRQAKNYPDVSIAAVNYRGYGRSTGVPSEAALKEDALAVFDQASAMTGGKGLVMGRSLGSGLAAHVAAEREVIGAVLLTPYDSILAVAKDHYPYLPVSLLLKERWNALPDAAKAQAPAMVITANQDGVISDARSDALYDAWAGSKLRVRVPLAGHNDIVNFPDCTKAIQKFLQDNVR from the coding sequence ATGGGCGTGCTGAAACTTGTCCTCGGACTCGTGGTCATCTGCTGGCTCGGAATCGCCGCGTTCGTCTACTTCACCCAGGGGTCGCTTCTCTACCAGCCTCTCCCGACCAACGTCCTGATCGAGACCGAGCTCATGAACACCGTGCCCGGCCTGGAAGTGCTGCTGGTGACCACCCCGGACGGACAGTCCCTCTCGGGCTGGTTCCTGCCCCGCAAGCGGGGGCGCTCGCTCGCTCCGGTGCTGGTCTACTACGGCGGCAACGCAGAGGATGTGATGGACTTCATGCGCCAGGCCAAGAACTATCCGGACGTGTCCATCGCCGCCGTGAACTACAGGGGATACGGCCGCTCCACCGGCGTCCCCAGCGAGGCCGCGCTGAAGGAGGACGCCCTTGCGGTGTTCGACCAGGCATCGGCCATGACCGGCGGCAAGGGACTCGTCATGGGGCGCAGCCTGGGTTCGGGGTTGGCCGCCCACGTGGCCGCCGAGCGCGAGGTCATTGGGGCGGTGCTGTTGACGCCCTACGACTCCATCCTGGCCGTGGCCAAGGATCATTACCCCTACCTGCCGGTGTCGCTCCTGCTCAAGGAGCGCTGGAACGCCCTGCCCGACGCCGCCAAGGCCCAGGCTCCGGCCATGGTGATCACGGCCAACCAGGACGGCGTCATCTCCGATGCACGGTCCGACGCCCTGTACGACGCCTGGGCCGGGAGCAAGCTGCGGGTCAGGGTGCCCCTGGCCGGACACAACGACATCGTCAATTTCCCCGACTGCACCAAGGCGATCCAGAAATTCCTCCAGGACAACGTCCGCTGA
- a CDS encoding valine--tRNA ligase: MSETTLAKGYEPEEVEARWLSFWQQSGAGTADPDADGEPFSIVIPPPNVTGALHMGHALNITIQDILCRHMRQKGRKVLWVPGTDHAGIATQNVVERALAAEGGSRHELGREKFVERVWEWRKDYGGRILNQIRRMGASVDWTRERFTMDEGLSRAVREVFVRLYEEGLIYKGDYIINWCPRCQTALADLEVEHGPKKGALYQIRYDLADGSGALIVATTRPETMLGDTAVAVHPEDERYTSFVGKMVKLPLTDRLIPVIADAYVDREFGTGALKVTPAHDMNDFDLGRRHNLDLIRVMDGEGNMNEAAGPAYQGLSREACRKKVVEDLKTQGFLVQVEEHDHSVGECYRCKTVVEPHVSPQWFVKAGPLAEVARAAVEQGRTRIVPDQWTATYYHWLDNIRDWCISRQIWWGHRIPAWTCETCGKLIVSREDPTACPCGGALTRDPDVLDTWFSSALWPFSTLGWPDKTPELKAFYPTSVLVTGFDILFFWVARMMMMGLHFMEEVPFKDVYIHALVRDAEGKKMSKSTGNVIDPLVMIGKFGTDALRFTLTAFAAMGRDIKLSEERIEGYRHFVNKLWNAARFSLMNLPEEIPGVSLEGQLPLSHAWILHRLEEVKASTAEAIEGYRFNEAAQGLYSFLWLEFCDWYLELAKSDLSGEAPQAKALAQKCLWTVLSEFLTLMHPIMPFVTQEIWNHLPGHAEKDLSKVRYPEARPQHLKPEAVAQMGLLQEVVVSVRNIRSELSINPGAKLECLVRTADAADLAMLRENERFIVLLAKLASFTAGPDVTAPKASASAAAGGNAVFVPLAGAVDFDAELARLTKELAKTSKEAEIVARKLANEDFTAKAPAEVVAKEREKNEMLREKVAKLEELKGRIESLKG, translated from the coding sequence ATGTCCGAGACCACATTAGCCAAGGGCTACGAACCCGAAGAGGTCGAAGCCCGCTGGCTTTCTTTCTGGCAGCAGTCCGGAGCCGGAACCGCCGACCCGGACGCCGACGGAGAACCCTTCTCCATCGTCATCCCCCCGCCCAACGTCACGGGGGCCCTGCACATGGGCCACGCCCTGAACATCACCATCCAGGACATCCTCTGCCGCCACATGCGCCAGAAGGGCCGCAAGGTCCTGTGGGTGCCTGGAACCGACCACGCGGGAATCGCCACCCAGAACGTGGTTGAACGCGCCCTGGCCGCCGAGGGCGGTTCCCGCCACGAGCTCGGCCGCGAGAAGTTCGTGGAGCGCGTCTGGGAATGGCGCAAGGACTACGGCGGACGCATCCTGAACCAGATCAGGCGCATGGGGGCCAGCGTGGACTGGACCCGCGAGCGCTTCACCATGGACGAGGGCCTGTCGCGCGCCGTGCGGGAAGTTTTCGTGCGCCTCTACGAAGAGGGGCTCATCTACAAGGGCGACTACATCATCAACTGGTGCCCGCGCTGCCAGACCGCCCTGGCCGACCTGGAAGTGGAGCACGGCCCGAAAAAGGGCGCTCTCTACCAGATCCGCTACGACCTGGCCGACGGCTCGGGCGCGCTGATCGTGGCCACCACCCGCCCCGAGACCATGCTCGGCGACACGGCCGTGGCCGTGCACCCCGAGGACGAGCGCTACACGTCCTTCGTGGGCAAGATGGTGAAACTGCCGCTCACCGACCGCCTGATCCCGGTGATCGCCGACGCCTACGTGGACCGCGAGTTCGGCACCGGCGCGCTCAAGGTGACGCCCGCCCACGACATGAACGACTTCGACCTGGGCCGCCGCCACAACCTGGACCTCATCCGGGTGATGGACGGCGAGGGCAACATGAACGAGGCCGCCGGACCCGCCTACCAGGGGCTTTCGCGCGAGGCTTGCCGCAAGAAGGTCGTCGAGGATCTCAAAACCCAGGGCTTCCTGGTGCAGGTGGAAGAGCACGACCACTCCGTGGGCGAGTGCTACCGTTGCAAGACCGTGGTCGAGCCCCACGTGTCGCCCCAGTGGTTCGTCAAGGCCGGCCCCCTGGCCGAGGTGGCCCGGGCCGCCGTGGAGCAGGGACGCACCCGCATCGTCCCGGACCAGTGGACCGCCACCTACTACCACTGGCTGGACAACATCCGCGACTGGTGCATCTCCCGCCAGATATGGTGGGGGCACCGCATCCCGGCCTGGACCTGCGAGACCTGCGGCAAGCTCATCGTCAGCCGGGAGGACCCCACGGCCTGCCCCTGCGGCGGCGCGCTGACGCGCGACCCGGACGTGCTGGACACATGGTTCTCCTCGGCCCTGTGGCCCTTCTCCACGCTCGGCTGGCCGGACAAGACCCCGGAGCTCAAGGCCTTCTACCCGACGTCCGTGCTGGTGACCGGCTTCGACATCCTCTTCTTCTGGGTGGCCCGCATGATGATGATGGGGCTGCACTTCATGGAGGAGGTGCCCTTCAAGGACGTGTACATCCACGCCCTGGTGCGCGACGCCGAGGGCAAGAAGATGTCCAAGTCCACGGGCAACGTCATCGACCCGCTGGTCATGATCGGCAAGTTCGGCACCGACGCCCTGCGCTTCACCCTCACCGCCTTTGCGGCCATGGGCCGGGACATCAAGCTTAGCGAGGAGCGCATCGAGGGCTACCGCCACTTCGTCAACAAGCTCTGGAACGCGGCCCGGTTCAGCCTCATGAACCTGCCCGAGGAGATTCCGGGCGTCTCCCTGGAGGGCCAGCTCCCCCTGTCCCACGCCTGGATCCTGCACCGCCTGGAAGAGGTGAAGGCGTCCACGGCCGAGGCCATCGAGGGCTACCGCTTCAACGAGGCCGCCCAGGGGCTCTATTCGTTCCTGTGGCTGGAATTCTGCGACTGGTACCTGGAACTGGCCAAGTCCGACCTGAGCGGCGAGGCCCCCCAGGCCAAGGCCCTGGCCCAGAAGTGCCTGTGGACCGTGCTCTCGGAATTCCTCACGCTCATGCATCCGATCATGCCCTTCGTCACCCAGGAGATCTGGAACCACCTGCCCGGCCACGCCGAGAAGGACCTCTCCAAGGTGCGCTACCCCGAGGCCAGACCCCAGCACCTGAAGCCCGAGGCCGTGGCCCAGATGGGGCTTTTGCAGGAGGTGGTGGTCAGCGTGCGCAACATCCGCTCGGAGCTGTCCATCAACCCCGGGGCCAAGCTGGAGTGCCTGGTGCGCACGGCGGACGCCGCCGATTTGGCCATGCTGCGCGAGAACGAGCGGTTCATCGTGCTGCTGGCCAAGCTCGCGAGCTTCACCGCCGGACCGGACGTGACCGCGCCCAAGGCCTCGGCCAGCGCGGCGGCCGGAGGCAACGCGGTGTTCGTGCCCCTAGCCGGTGCCGTGGACTTCGACGCGGAGCTGGCGCGCCTCACCAAGGAGCTGGCCAAGACGTCGAAGGAGGCCGAGATCGTGGCCCGCAAGCTGGCCAACGAGGACTTCACCGCCAAGGCCCCGGCCGAGGTGGTGGCCAAGGAGCGCGAGAAGAACGAGATGCTGCGCGAGAAGGTGGCCAAGCTCGAGGAGCTCAAGGGCCGCATCGAGAGCCTGAAGGGGTAG
- a CDS encoding tetratricopeptide repeat protein, with protein MPFPAHLAACLLFCLVPLLLPVPAAAQDAAPPQASTLPPGQSGAIPTEAEACKNKGKQLFNSEQYDQAIAAFTEALRLSPKDPEAHFLRGFSWDMKGDFDKAILDYNATVELMPNHPLAYRHRSFARFMKGEPDKAISDLTLAIRHHPRDVSAYYSRASLKELTGDLEGARTDYHNAVQLTPYDEKTNQAMPSGVAPKANMDRDIAYLTRIISYKTDNARLYKSRGSLLFLKRDYQGAIADAGKAIELAPGDWEAYFQRGFASVLSKQYGQAISDYDKAIELKPDEAMLYLKRGNAWEELGDHDRQIADHTKAIELKPDYSAAFNNRANGWYDKGDLDRALADFDKAIELDPKDHMAYRNRGLVWDTKGNRDQALSDFTKAIEANPGYADAYASRALVSRQKGDIDQALSDSAKAVELWPRSAYAWYARGCGLMGANDFDKAIESFNTSLSISPSHGAFTNRGRVWLAKGDFGQAIEDLSRAIELKPDYGAAHKYRGIAREAAKQFADALTDYSKYIELTGGDHVSYHARGCIEQIWGNHDQAIADYDKAIELKPDAWVYYNSRASAWLKKSSPDKALDDYNKAIELQPGNAVLYYNRALVRFTKHDRDQAIVDFTKSLELDPGYAAAFFQRATAFMSEEKFDEALADLNAYLDLGGNKIPALHSRAMVFDKKGDLDKALADCDAILALDPKNTGASYLRASILNKDGGFDLAIAEHTRALERNPGDPSPYFYRGRIKEKKGDMEGALADYAMIIERSPKFVPPYLRRARIEIDRGQLDRAIEDCDTALEIAPKAAHAFALRSQAWREKGMLDKAEADESMARSLDSFIKIPLPQ; from the coding sequence ATGCCTTTTCCAGCGCACCTCGCGGCCTGCCTTCTTTTCTGCTTAGTCCCGCTGCTTCTGCCGGTGCCTGCCGCCGCACAGGATGCCGCGCCGCCGCAGGCGTCGACCCTTCCACCGGGGCAGTCCGGCGCCATCCCCACGGAAGCCGAGGCGTGCAAAAACAAAGGGAAGCAGCTTTTCAATTCCGAGCAATACGACCAAGCCATCGCAGCCTTCACCGAGGCGTTGCGCCTCTCCCCGAAGGACCCGGAGGCGCATTTCCTGAGAGGCTTCTCCTGGGACATGAAGGGGGATTTCGACAAGGCCATCCTCGATTACAACGCCACGGTGGAACTCATGCCGAACCACCCCCTGGCCTACAGGCACAGGTCCTTTGCCAGGTTCATGAAAGGCGAACCCGACAAGGCCATCTCCGATCTGACCCTTGCCATCCGGCATCACCCCAGGGACGTCTCGGCATACTACAGCCGTGCATCGCTGAAAGAACTCACCGGCGACCTCGAAGGAGCCCGCACCGACTACCACAATGCTGTCCAGCTCACCCCCTACGACGAGAAAACGAACCAGGCGATGCCCAGCGGTGTAGCACCGAAAGCAAACATGGATCGGGATATCGCCTACCTCACGCGAATCATTTCCTACAAGACGGACAACGCGCGGCTCTACAAATCCAGAGGCTCCCTCCTCTTTCTCAAGCGGGATTACCAGGGAGCGATCGCTGACGCCGGCAAAGCCATCGAACTGGCTCCCGGCGACTGGGAGGCGTACTTTCAACGGGGCTTCGCGTCCGTTCTCTCGAAGCAATACGGGCAGGCCATCTCCGACTACGACAAGGCCATCGAACTCAAGCCGGACGAAGCGATGCTCTATTTGAAGCGAGGCAACGCATGGGAGGAGCTGGGCGACCACGACCGGCAAATAGCCGACCATACCAAAGCCATCGAACTCAAACCGGATTATAGCGCTGCATTCAACAACCGGGCGAACGGATGGTATGACAAAGGCGATCTGGACCGGGCCCTGGCCGATTTCGACAAGGCCATCGAACTCGACCCTAAGGACCACATGGCCTACCGTAACCGAGGACTTGTCTGGGACACGAAAGGAAATCGCGATCAAGCCCTGTCTGACTTCACCAAGGCCATCGAAGCCAACCCCGGCTATGCTGACGCCTATGCGTCCCGGGCGTTGGTCTCGCGACAGAAGGGCGATATCGACCAAGCACTCTCCGACAGCGCCAAGGCCGTCGAACTGTGGCCGCGCTCAGCATACGCCTGGTATGCGCGCGGTTGCGGACTCATGGGCGCAAACGACTTCGACAAGGCCATTGAAAGCTTTAATACGAGCCTTTCGATCAGCCCTTCTCACGGGGCGTTCACCAACAGAGGGAGGGTTTGGCTGGCTAAAGGTGACTTTGGTCAGGCCATCGAAGACCTCTCCCGGGCCATCGAACTCAAGCCCGACTACGGCGCGGCCCATAAATACCGGGGGATCGCCCGGGAAGCTGCGAAGCAGTTCGCGGATGCCCTGACCGATTATTCGAAATACATCGAACTGACCGGGGGCGACCATGTATCCTACCATGCGCGAGGATGCATAGAGCAGATCTGGGGAAATCATGATCAGGCCATCGCCGACTATGACAAAGCCATCGAACTCAAGCCGGATGCCTGGGTATACTACAACTCCCGGGCGAGTGCCTGGTTGAAGAAATCCTCCCCGGACAAGGCCTTGGACGATTACAACAAGGCCATTGAACTCCAGCCGGGAAACGCCGTCTTGTACTACAATCGAGCCCTTGTCCGTTTCACGAAACATGATCGTGATCAAGCCATCGTCGACTTTACCAAATCACTTGAACTCGATCCAGGCTATGCCGCAGCATTCTTTCAGCGTGCAACTGCATTTATGTCCGAAGAAAAATTTGACGAAGCCCTTGCCGACCTCAACGCTTACCTTGATCTTGGCGGCAATAAAATACCCGCGCTCCACTCCCGGGCAATGGTTTTCGACAAAAAGGGTGATCTCGACAAAGCTCTTGCGGACTGCGACGCAATCCTCGCGTTGGATCCCAAAAATACAGGCGCCAGCTACCTGCGCGCCAGCATCCTGAACAAGGATGGAGGTTTCGACTTGGCCATCGCCGAGCATACAAGAGCCCTCGAACGCAATCCCGGCGATCCGAGCCCGTATTTTTATCGCGGACGCATCAAGGAAAAAAAAGGTGACATGGAGGGAGCTCTCGCCGATTACGCCATGATCATCGAGCGAAGTCCCAAGTTCGTGCCGCCATATTTGAGGCGTGCGCGGATTGAGATCGACAGGGGGCAGCTCGACCGCGCAATCGAGGATTGCGACACTGCCCTTGAGATCGCGCCTAAAGCCGCGCACGCCTTTGCCTTGCGCTCCCAGGCATGGAGGGAGAAAGGCATGCTGGACAAAGCCGAAGCCGATGAATCCATGGCCCGAAGTCTCGATTCCTTCATAAAAATCCCCCTGCCGCAATGA
- a CDS encoding carbon starvation CstA family protein encodes MNALTLVFAALCIFAIGYRFYGIFFVRTVLGVKPERATPAVKMADGVDYVKTNKFVLFGHHFAAIAAAGPLLGPVLAAQFGYMPGALWILIGCVLAGAVHDSVVLFASVRHKGQSLAYIATQEIGKLTGSVASVAVLFILILTLAGLSLAVVNAMFSSPWGTFTVFATIPIALLMGVYLHVWRDGDVAGASIIGVVLLVLAILAGPHVVANPTLSAWFTLSRNNIALTIPVYGFVASVLPVWLLLCPRDYLSTYLKIGTIAMLAIGIFWVRPDLLMPATTQFINGGGPIIPGPVFPFLLITIACGALSGFHAIIGSGTTPKMISSEDDILFVGYGAMLTEGFVAIMALIAACVMVPADYFAINAAPAAFEKLGMAVVNLPDLSAAVGEKLQGRPGGAVSLAVGMAQIFSAIPFMKGLMGYWYHFAIMFEAVFILTAVDTGTRVGRFFLQEMIGHVIPRFAEKRWWPGIIITSAIFTLSWGYLVYTGDISTIWPLFGMSNQLLAAVGLIIGTTLIIRMNKARYAWMTAVPGLAMVCVTMWAGYLQIFNNYLPKNLYLLATLAACVMALMAVVIVGSIRRWMHLLSVAKPQPDAYGEPVLEVVPE; translated from the coding sequence GTGAACGCCTTGACTCTGGTCTTTGCCGCACTCTGCATCTTCGCCATCGGCTACAGGTTCTACGGCATCTTCTTCGTCCGCACGGTACTCGGGGTCAAACCCGAACGGGCTACGCCCGCGGTCAAAATGGCCGACGGCGTGGACTACGTGAAAACCAACAAATTCGTGCTGTTCGGGCACCACTTCGCGGCCATCGCCGCCGCAGGGCCGCTCCTTGGGCCGGTGCTCGCCGCCCAGTTCGGCTACATGCCGGGCGCGCTGTGGATCCTCATCGGCTGCGTGCTGGCCGGGGCCGTGCACGACTCGGTGGTGCTCTTCGCCTCCGTGCGCCACAAGGGCCAAAGCCTGGCCTACATCGCCACCCAGGAGATCGGGAAGCTCACCGGGTCCGTGGCCTCGGTGGCCGTGCTCTTCATCCTGATCCTCACCCTGGCGGGCCTGTCCCTGGCCGTGGTCAACGCCATGTTCTCGAGCCCCTGGGGCACCTTCACCGTGTTCGCCACCATCCCCATCGCGCTGCTCATGGGCGTGTACCTGCACGTCTGGCGCGACGGCGACGTGGCCGGGGCCTCGATCATCGGCGTGGTGCTTCTGGTGCTGGCCATTCTGGCCGGGCCGCACGTGGTGGCCAACCCCACCCTGTCCGCCTGGTTCACCCTCTCGCGCAACAACATCGCCCTGACCATCCCGGTCTACGGCTTCGTGGCCTCGGTGCTGCCGGTGTGGCTGCTGCTGTGCCCGCGCGACTACCTGTCCACGTACCTGAAGATCGGCACCATCGCCATGCTGGCCATCGGAATCTTCTGGGTGCGCCCGGACCTGCTCATGCCCGCCACCACCCAGTTCATTAACGGCGGCGGCCCCATCATCCCCGGACCGGTGTTCCCCTTCCTGCTCATCACCATTGCTTGCGGGGCCCTGTCCGGATTCCACGCCATCATCGGCTCCGGCACCACGCCCAAGATGATCAGCTCCGAGGACGACATCCTTTTCGTGGGCTACGGCGCCATGCTCACCGAGGGCTTCGTGGCCATCATGGCCCTGATCGCCGCCTGCGTCATGGTCCCGGCTGACTACTTCGCCATCAACGCCGCCCCGGCGGCTTTCGAGAAGCTGGGCATGGCCGTGGTCAACCTGCCCGACCTCTCCGCGGCCGTGGGCGAGAAGCTCCAGGGCAGGCCCGGCGGCGCGGTGTCCCTGGCCGTGGGCATGGCCCAGATATTCTCCGCCATCCCCTTCATGAAGGGCCTCATGGGCTACTGGTACCACTTCGCCATCATGTTCGAGGCCGTGTTCATCCTCACCGCCGTGGACACCGGCACCCGCGTGGGCCGCTTCTTCCTGCAGGAGATGATCGGCCACGTGATCCCCCGCTTCGCCGAGAAGCGCTGGTGGCCCGGCATCATCATCACCAGCGCGATCTTCACCCTCTCCTGGGGATACCTGGTCTACACCGGCGACATCTCCACCATCTGGCCGTTGTTCGGCATGTCCAACCAGCTGCTGGCCGCCGTGGGACTCATCATCGGCACCACGCTCATCATCCGCATGAACAAGGCCCGCTACGCCTGGATGACCGCCGTGCCCGGCCTGGCCATGGTCTGCGTCACCATGTGGGCGGGATACCTGCAGATATTCAACAACTATCTGCCCAAGAACCTCTACCTGCTGGCCACCCTGGCCGCCTGCGTCATGGCGCTCATGGCCGTGGTCATCGTGGGGTCCATCCGCAGGTGGATGCACCTGCTCAGCGTGGCCAAGCCCCAGCCCGACGCCTACGGCGAGCCCGTGCTGGAAGTGGTCCCCGAGTAA